The window TGGTGATGAGAATGTCCTTCTCGTGCTTGAGCTTGTCCACATTCGCCAACGCAAGTTTCGCCAAACGCGCATCGTCCGACTCGCGCACCGGCACGACGAGTAAAACCAAACTCGCGCGACGTTTGTGAACGTTCGCATCGCGCGTGAACGCGGTCAACACGCTCTTCCACGTTTTCCAATTGTTCAACATTTCGTCCGCGCCAAAGTTGTTGCAGAACACATCCACTTCTGCCCAGCCCTGCGCGCGTTCCAGCCAGCGATCCAGGTCGCGCGGATCGAGAGCGGCGCGCAAATCGGGATACGCGCCGAGCAAAACGCCGACCGCGATAAATTCGTTGTACGTTTTGCCGCGCGCGAGCGAATCCAACAACGCGACAAATTCGGCTTGCGATAAATCGGTGTGCCGCTTTTTGAACTCGCGAAACATTTCGCCGACCATCGCCGCGCGAATCGAGAACATCGGCTTCGATGTGCCGACGTACCGATTGCCGTGTTGCGACGGCGTATTCGTTTCCTTGGCGCGCTGTTCAATCGCTGAAAAAATTTCCTTGTGAAGTTTATTCATCGCTCACCTCTCGCGCAATTCGCATCACATTTTACGATTTACGCATCACGCATCACGCCATCCGCAATATGCCATTCGCCATCCGCCATCAACCCGTATTCCTCAATCCCGCCGCAATCCCGTTGATCGTAATCTGAATCACCTGCCGCAACGTTTGCGCTTCGCCATTCGTGCGATCCGGCAATGCGCGCAAGCGGCGCAACATTTCGATTTGAATATAGTTCAACGGGTCCACGTACGGATTTCGCAAATGCACCGACGTTTGAATCACCGCGTCCGCATCCATCAACTCGCGATGCCCGGTGATTGCAAGCACCATCTCGCGCGTGCGCGCGTACTCGGCGCAGATGCGCGCGAATATATCGTCAGCTAATTTTCGATCCGGCACGAGCGCCGAATAGAGCGCGGCGATGTCCATGTCTGCCTTGAGCAACGACATCTCGGCATTGTCGAGCAGGGCACGCAGAAAATTCCACTCGCCGTGCATCTCTTGCAACAACGCGAGCGGTTGCGTCGCGAGCGCGGAACCCAGCCCGTACCAACTCGGCAAATTGAAACGCGCTTGCATCCACGAAAAGACCCAGGGGATCGCGCGAATCTGTTGCAGCGTCGTCGCCGGACCGCGCCGCGATGCGGGACGCGAACCGATGGACAAATCCGCGATTTCTTCGAGCGGCGTCGCCGCGCGCCAGTACTCGGGAAAACCCGGTGTGTCGTACACCAACGCGCGGTACGTCGTTTGCGCGCCGCGTGCCATCTGCGCCAGCGCGTCGCGCCACGCCGGGCGCACCGTGTGCGCGGACGTTTGCGGCATACTCGCCAAAATCACCGCGCTCGCGATTTGTTCCAGGTGCCGATGCGCGAGATCGGGATCGGCATACCGCGACGCAATCGTTTCGCCTTGCTCGGTCAAACGAAAGCGACCATTCACCGTGCCGTTTGGTTGCGCGCGAATCGCGCGATTCGCCGGACCGCCGCCGCGCGCGACCGTTCCGCCGCGCCCGTGAAACAACATCAACTCGACGCCGTGCGCGCGACACGTGTGCGCGATATTTTCTTGCGCCTCGTACAATGCCCAGTTCGCCGCGAGAAATCCGCCGTCCTTGTTGCTGTCGGAATATCCGATCATCACCATCTGTTCGTTGCCGCATGTTGCGAGATGCGCGCGATACACGTCGCGCGCGAACAGATCGGCGAGAATGTTGGGCGCGGCTTGCAGATCGGCGAGCGTTTCAAAGAGCGGCGCGATGGGCAAACTGTGCGCGCACCCTGCCCACTGCGCGAGCAACAACACGGCGAGCACATCCGCGACGTCGTGCGTCATCGAGATGATGAACGCGCCGAACAATTCGCGTCCGTAAATTTGTTGCGCGCGCGCGATCAAACGCAAGAGCGACCAGGTCTCGGACGTATCGGCGGTGACGCCAGGATTTTTCGCGAGCGTTGCCGGGCGTTCGGGTTGTTCGCGCAAAAGCCGCGTGAGAATTTCCGCGCGCGTCGCGTCGTCGTCCTGCTCGAACGTCGGCGCGATTTTCAACGCGCGCAAAATTTCGCCGACCGTCGCGTTGAGCCGCGTGGATTCTTCGCGCAAGTCGAGCCGCATCGCATGCAAGCCAAAGATGTCGAGTTGGCGGCGCACCGTTTTGATTTGATCGCGCGCGAGGCGCGGCGGCAACGCGCGCATGATGAGATCGAGCGGTTGCGTCAAATCGTTCAGGTGAAGCCGCGCCGCGTGCGGTTGATCGTCTAGCAAACGCGCTGCCATATCGCCGCGCGACGCCTCTTCCAAATCCAACGCGAGGAGTGACAAGATCAAACGGTACGGTTCGTTCGCGTAACGCGTCTCGACGAACGCGGCGTGTTGCGGAAAGGGTCGGCGCGCGGTGAGCCATGCGGCGAGTGCAGGTGGCATCGCGACGCGTTGCGCGTCCACGGTGATGCGCCGCGCCAGGTCTTGCAATGCCGCGCGATGTTTTTCGATCGCGAGACCGCGACGCAGACGCAACGTTTCGGCGGTGACCGGCGTCGTGACGTTCGGATTGCCATCGCGGTCGCCGCCCATCCACGAACCGATCGTGAGCCAGGTTGCCGGCGCGTCCAACCCAGGATAGTGTTGCGCGAGTGCGCGTTCGAGATCGGCATCCATGCGCGGCAGTGCGTCCCAGAATATGCGGTCCACAAAATACAAGCCGGTGCGAATTTCATCGGTCACGCTGGGGCGTTCGGTGCGCGCGCGGCGCGTGAGCCACAGCCCGGTAATCTCGTCGGCAATCGCGTTGTTGATGTCGGCGCGTTCGCGCGGCAGTGGATCGGTTTCGTACAACGACCGTACCGCTTGCGACAGGCGATCAATTTTAGAAAGGATCGTGCGGCGTTTCGCTTCGGTCGGATGCGCGGTCAAGACGAGTTCGATTTTCAAACGGCGCAACAAATCCGCCATCTGATCCTGGGTCACACCCGCGCGTACGAGCGCGCCAATCGCGTCCGCGATGGATTCGCCGATCGGCGCGGGATCGAGTTCGCGTTCGCGCGCGCGGAGGGCGTGCACGCGCGCGGCTTCTTCGGCGAGATTCGCGAGATCAAAGTACAGCGTGAATGCGGACGCGACCGCGCGCGCGGAATCCGGCGTCAGCGCGGCAACCGCGGCGGCGAGTTGCGTCGCGGCGACCGCGTCGTCGGCGCGGCGCGCTTTGGCGAGCGCGCGGATGCGCTCTTCGGTTTCAAAGATCGCGGGGGATTCTTGCTCGGTGATGACCGCGCCGAGCGTCTCGCCCAAAAAGCGAATCAACGATGAAAGGTCCATTTACCAATTACCAATTACGCACTATCTCAAACGCTTGCACGAAACAATCCATCGGCGCGCGCAACAAACCTGCGCCGACTTGCCCGATCCCAGGTTCTTTGTGCGCGATGCCGGTGTTGAGGCGCGGCGCGATGCCGGTCTCGACGACACGGCGCACGTCAATGCCGAGCGGCGCGCCGCGAAAGTTGAGCGCGGGGATCAGGAACGTGTCGTGCTCGCTCGCGCAAATATCGTACATTTCGAGCGTCGCGTCAATTGCGTCTTGCGGCACGCCGCCGACGAATTTCACAATCGCCGGCGCGCCCGCCATCGCCATGCCGCCAAAGCCAGCCGTTTCCGTGATCGTGCTGTCGCCCATGTCCGGGTTCGCGTCGGCTTCCGAGAATCCCGGAAAGTACAACCCCTTGACTTGCCCCGCCGGTGCGGTGAACCACTTTCCCGGCATGCCCGCGATGCGAATGCCAAAATCAGTTCCGTTGCGCGCCATCGTCGTAACGATTGTTGAACCTGGGATTGCTTCGGCGGGTTCGGTCAACGCTTTTGCAGCAGGCATCGATAGATTGAGGAAAAAGTGATCGTTCGAATCAATGAACGCGATGATACGCGCGATGGTTTCGCGATCATCGCACGTGCGGGCGAGCGCGGGCGCAATCGTGCGCAAGAACAAGGACGTGCCGGCTTTGTTGCGATTGTGGCATTCGTCGCCCATGTACAACGCCTGCGCGATCAAGTTCTTGATGTCAATGCCACCGTCAATCGAACGCACGGCTTGATCGAGCGCGGGATACAAAACGGTTTCCATCCATTTTAATTTCGCGATGACTTCGGGTGCGAACGCGCCAAAGCGCAAGACCTTGCCCAGTCCTTCGTTGAGCGTGCAGAACGCGCGACTATTCGCTTCGCGCGCGGCGTTCTCGATGATCCACACTGGCATCGAAGGCGACACGACGCCCGCCATCGGTCCGACCGCGTGATGATGATGACACGGCTCGAAGGTGAGCGCACCGCTCGCCGCAAGCTGGGATGCCTCGTCCGGCGATTGCGCCCAGCCCTCGTACAAACACGCGCCGATGACCGCGCCGCGCACCGGACCGCACATGCGATCCCAGCCAATCGGTGGACCCGCATGCAGAATCATTTTCTCGCGCATGCCTGGGACGACGTCGCGCGCGATGCCGAGTCCGACGAGCACCGCTTTGCCGGACGCGATGCGGCGCACCGCTTCCGCGTTCGCGGCTTCGATGTCAATCCCGGTTTTTGTGAAGGAGAGTCGCGGCGCGTCGTACGGCGACGGACGAAAATCCACGTCCACGACCTCGACGCCTTGCGCGCGAATGCTCTCGGCAAAAGTTTGTAAACCGATGTTGATTACTTTCAATGTGGTTGTCATTCAATCCTCAAGTGCGATAGTGCAATGGTGCGATAGTATTCAACTATCGCACTAACGAACTTTCGCACTATTGCACTTTGCCAACTGGCGCGCAATAGATCGTGAACTCGTCCTTGCCATCCACACCGAGAAACGCGTCCATCTTTTCTTGATGGTACGCACCGATGGCGCACGTCCCACAACCAATCGCCTCGCACGCGAGATACAAATTTTGGCACACGTGCCCCGCGTCAATCGCGATGAGCTTGGACGCGACAAAACTATAACGCCACTCGGTGCGGTACGGAATCGTCGTCCAGATGAAAATCACCGCACCGTTGTAATTCTGCTCGTTCGTCGCTTCGTTCGCTTTTTGGTACAACCCAGGATCGTCACGCAAAAGAATCAACTTGTGTTCGATAGGCAGATAACGATACATTCCCGGCGCGAGTCCGGTGACGCGCTCGACGCACAAGTACGTTTCGAACGAATGCCGCGCGCCGCCGGATGGCACGGTGCGTTTCGTCGCAAAGCCGTCCTTGACAATTTCTTTGACGCCCTGGGTTGTCCACAACAAAAACGCGAGTTCGTCAAGCGTGAGGAATTCATCGCTGAATTTGCGACGACTCTTGCGTTGATTGATCGCGTCAATCAGTGTAATCTTGCCGAGCGTGAACTGATCGGGCGCGAGCAGGTCAATCAGTTTCGCGTTCGCGGAGTACGGTTTTTCCAACGGCGGAAATGGCACACCGCTTTTCTGATCCGTCTTGGCTCCACGAAATTCGACCCACCGGTCTGATTTTAGAAAATGTCGTCCGTTCGTAATGTCGTCCACAGTTCACTCTCCACAACTTGATTGGTTTGACCGTCGGGGTTCAACCATCCAACGATTCAACGATCCAACCATCCAACGATTCAACGATCCAACCACCCAACTATCAAACTACCCAACCACCCAACTAACCAACTTGGCAACCGCCGCATTGCTCTTCAACACAATCGCCCCGGCTTTTTTCAACGCGTCCGTTTGCCGCGATAAATTCTGCGGATCGTTTTCTGTGCCCGTGACGGACGCGACAAAAATCAATTCGCGTTTTTTCTTCGCTGCGATGTGCTTCGCCTCGCGGATCGCCGCGCCTAGTTCGGAGGCTGGGTCGGGATGCGCGCCATAGCCGATGACGACATCGAGCGCGATAATGGCAACGCGCGGATCGCGTGCTTCTTGCAAAATGCGTTTAACACGAAGCGTGTTGTCAATCATCGGGTGCGGGCGACCGATCGTGAATTCTTCTTCGCCGAGATCAATGACGCTGTGCGCTTTGCTCGCGTTCGAGTCGGGCAATTGAAACCTGGGATCGAGCGGCGCGTTCGACCAAATGCCGCCGAGCGTCGCTTGCCAAATTCGCATCGTTTCCTCGCACAGTGTCCCGCCGGAGTACAACCCGCGCGCGAATTTTTGCCGCGCGTTCAACTTGCGCCGCAACGCGCGCGCCTTGAGTGCGAGCGCGCGATCTTCTGCCGCGAGTTTCTTGCGTGTTGCGTCCACGCTCTCGCCGCGCGATAACGCAATTGCTATCGTTGCCGCTTCGCGTAAATCAAATGCGACTTCCGACTTTCGAATTTCGAATTCAGAAATCGAAAGTCGAAAGTCGAAAGTCGTCATCAGCGCCAGCACTGTCGGCTTGGACGATTGTGCGACCTGGGTCACGATTTTTTCCGCGACTACTCGCGAAGGCAATTTCGAGACGACCACAATCACGCGCGTGTCTGGGTCGGCTTGGAGTCGCTTCAGTCCTTCGAGCAACATGATGCCGCCGACTTGTTCGCTCACATCGCGTCCGCCGACGCCGATGCCTTGCGTGATGCCCAGCCCGGCTTTGGCGATGAGCGTGCTCACTTCTTGCAGTCCCGTGCCCGCCGCCGCGACGATCCCAATATCGCCGCGCGGTACGGCGTTCGCAAAACCCAGCCCGACGCCGTCGAGCAGCGCGGTGCCCGCGCCTGGTCCCATCAACAACAAGCCATGTTCGCGCGCGTACTCTTTGAGCGTGATTTCATCTTCGAGTGAAACGTGATCGCTGAAGAGCAACACGTCCAAACCGGCGCGCAACGCGTCCCATGCCTGCGCCGCCGCGTACTGTCCCGCGACGGCAACAACCGCGACGTTCGCGCCGGGTGTCGCGCGAATCGCGCCGCGTATCGTCCTGGGTCGCGCTGCGCCTTGCGCTGACGACGACGCGGCTTTTTGCGCGAGCAGTGCTTGCGCCTGAGCGAGCGCGGCGCGCGCCGCCGCATCGTCTTGCGCTTGCACCGCGATCAGCAAATCGTTCGGCGATGCCGCGTCGGCATCCTTCGTCAGCAGACCGGCATGTTGCAGAACGGCTTTGTTTGCCGGCGTGCCCATCACGACCGAGACATCATTTACGCCGGGCAGCGCGCCCACCTCGCGCGCGAGCAACATCAACGCGACCGAATCGCGATATTCGCCGGGCTTGACCAGAGTTTGAATGACCAAAGCGATTCTTCCTTTGCGCTAATTCTCCATAATCACGACATCGTGCGCTGTTTTGTACTCACGACATCATACGCACTCTAACAACCGAATGTACTCACGACATCGTGCGCGATTTGCACATAATTCCTCCCACAAGGAGGAGATATGGACAAATTGCACACCGAACAAGCCGTGCGACGCGAAGCCATCCGGCGTCACTTGGCAGGCGAATCCCGTCGTGATATTTGTGCCGATCTCGGTCAAAGTCGCCGTTGGTTCGACAAATGGCGAGCGGAATTTGAACAGGATCCTCGGATCGATTTTGCGGATCGCTCGCGTGCGCCGCACCATTCACCACACCAAATTCCCGACGCAGTTGTGTGCGCCGTTGTTTCCGTGCGAAAAACATTCGAAGCCGCCGCAACCTTGGAAACAAAATACGGATTGATCGGACCGCGCGTGATTCAGGCGCGTCTCGAGACCTTGGGCATTCCGCCGCCCAGTCTCGCCACGATTCAACGCATCTTGCAAACACATGGACTGACGCATCCTATCGGGAACGGTAGCGACTCGGCGTATTATCCGTGGCCCATCGCCTGGGAGGTCAACGCGATTCATGCGACCGACATCATCACGCGGCATATTCGCGGCGGCGAAAAAATCGAGAACTTGCACACGATTGACCACTACAGTCATGCGGTCTCTCTGTCCCAGCATCTCACCAAATCGAGTCCGATCATCTGCGAGCATCTCGTAGCAACGTGGAGCAAGTTAGGGCTTCCGCAGATAGAGCAATTGGATAATGAAGGCGCCTTCTGCGGTGGGCATACGCATCCGCATATCCTGGGTCGGGTCGTCCGGTTATGTTTGTTTTGCGGCATCGAGCCATTCTTCACGCCGTATTACGAAGCCGAGCGCAACTACCAAATTGAGACCTTTCACAGTTTATGGACGGGCGGGTTCTGGGACAAACAAGAGTTCCGCAATTGTAAACATGTTCAAGCCGAAGCGCCGATCTTTGAACGCTGGTATCACACGATCTATGAACCACCCATCTTGGATGGGCGGACTCCCGCCGAGATGCGACGCGGCGCGCACGTGGTACGATTGACGCTCGCCCTCGCGTGCCTGATTCCTGAGGGCCGCTTGCCGATTACCGCAGGGCGGTTGCATTTCATGCGCAAAGTGGAACCTGCTGGACAGATTGAGTTGTTAAACGAAACCTGGGACGTGGGTAAAAAATGGATGGGCGAATACGTACGCACCACGATCAACACGGCCAAGCAAACCCTGACGATTTGGCATCAAGCAGATACCGATGCGGATTGGCGGTTGCTCAAGACCCGCCAGTTCCGTTTGAAGGAATCCGTGTGTACCCTGCTACCAGCCTTTCGTCGAAATCGCGCACGATGTCGTGAGTACTTCCCCGGTTAGAAATTTAAGATAAAACGCGCACGATGTCGTGATTATTGAGAGCTAATCGTTATTGCGCGGGCAGAAAGTTATAGACCCAGATGGTCTCGTCTACCGTCGTATCCCCGCGCAGACGCCGCGCCAAAACTCCTTTGATCGCCCAACTCACTTCGCCATGCGCGGTGTGTCCCGTAGGCGG is drawn from Chloroflexota bacterium and contains these coding sequences:
- a CDS encoding DNA alkylation repair protein, encoding MNKLHKEIFSAIEQRAKETNTPSQHGNRYVGTSKPMFSIRAAMVGEMFREFKKRHTDLSQAEFVALLDSLARGKTYNEFIAVGVLLGAYPDLRAALDPRDLDRWLERAQGWAEVDVFCNNFGADEMLNNWKTWKSVLTAFTRDANVHKRRASLVLLVVPVRESDDARLAKLALANVDKLKHEKDILITKAVSWILRSLIKHHRAEVEAYLAANADTLPKIAIRETRVKLETGTKAGKTRSVKRDA
- a CDS encoding DUF1116 domain-containing protein, coding for MTTTLKVINIGLQTFAESIRAQGVEVVDVDFRPSPYDAPRLSFTKTGIDIEAANAEAVRRIASGKAVLVGLGIARDVVPGMREKMILHAGPPIGWDRMCGPVRGAVIGACLYEGWAQSPDEASQLAASGALTFEPCHHHHAVGPMAGVVSPSMPVWIIENAAREANSRAFCTLNEGLGKVLRFGAFAPEVIAKLKWMETVLYPALDQAVRSIDGGIDIKNLIAQALYMGDECHNRNKAGTSLFLRTIAPALARTCDDRETIARIIAFIDSNDHFFLNLSMPAAKALTEPAEAIPGSTIVTTMARNGTDFGIRIAGMPGKWFTAPAGQVKGLYFPGFSEADANPDMGDSTITETAGFGGMAMAGAPAIVKFVGGVPQDAIDATLEMYDICASEHDTFLIPALNFRGAPLGIDVRRVVETGIAPRLNTGIAHKEPGIGQVGAGLLRAPMDCFVQAFEIVRNW
- the fdrA gene encoding acyl-CoA synthetase FdrA; translated protein: MVIQTLVKPGEYRDSVALMLLAREVGALPGVNDVSVVMGTPANKAVLQHAGLLTKDADAASPNDLLIAVQAQDDAAARAALAQAQALLAQKAASSSAQGAARPRTIRGAIRATPGANVAVVAVAGQYAAAQAWDALRAGLDVLLFSDHVSLEDEITLKEYAREHGLLLMGPGAGTALLDGVGLGFANAVPRGDIGIVAAAGTGLQEVSTLIAKAGLGITQGIGVGGRDVSEQVGGIMLLEGLKRLQADPDTRVIVVVSKLPSRVVAEKIVTQVAQSSKPTVLALMTTFDFRLSISEFEIRKSEVAFDLREAATIAIALSRGESVDATRKKLAAEDRALALKARALRRKLNARQKFARGLYSGGTLCEETMRIWQATLGGIWSNAPLDPRFQLPDSNASKAHSVIDLGEEEFTIGRPHPMIDNTLRVKRILQEARDPRVAIIALDVVIGYGAHPDPASELGAAIREAKHIAAKKKRELIFVASVTGTENDPQNLSRQTDALKKAGAIVLKSNAAVAKLVSWVVG
- the ppc gene encoding phosphoenolpyruvate carboxylase, which gives rise to MDLSSLIRFLGETLGAVITEQESPAIFETEERIRALAKARRADDAVAATQLAAAVAALTPDSARAVASAFTLYFDLANLAEEAARVHALRARERELDPAPIGESIADAIGALVRAGVTQDQMADLLRRLKIELVLTAHPTEAKRRTILSKIDRLSQAVRSLYETDPLPRERADINNAIADEITGLWLTRRARTERPSVTDEIRTGLYFVDRIFWDALPRMDADLERALAQHYPGLDAPATWLTIGSWMGGDRDGNPNVTTPVTAETLRLRRGLAIEKHRAALQDLARRITVDAQRVAMPPALAAWLTARRPFPQHAAFVETRYANEPYRLILSLLALDLEEASRGDMAARLLDDQPHAARLHLNDLTQPLDLIMRALPPRLARDQIKTVRRQLDIFGLHAMRLDLREESTRLNATVGEILRALKIAPTFEQDDDATRAEILTRLLREQPERPATLAKNPGVTADTSETWSLLRLIARAQQIYGRELFGAFIISMTHDVADVLAVLLLAQWAGCAHSLPIAPLFETLADLQAAPNILADLFARDVYRAHLATCGNEQMVMIGYSDSNKDGGFLAANWALYEAQENIAHTCRAHGVELMLFHGRGGTVARGGGPANRAIRAQPNGTVNGRFRLTEQGETIASRYADPDLAHRHLEQIASAVILASMPQTSAHTVRPAWRDALAQMARGAQTTYRALVYDTPGFPEYWRAATPLEEIADLSIGSRPASRRGPATTLQQIRAIPWVFSWMQARFNLPSWYGLGSALATQPLALLQEMHGEWNFLRALLDNAEMSLLKADMDIAALYSALVPDRKLADDIFARICAEYARTREMVLAITGHRELMDADAVIQTSVHLRNPYVDPLNYIQIEMLRRLRALPDRTNGEAQTLRQVIQITINGIAAGLRNTG
- a CDS encoding SagB/ThcOx family dehydrogenase, which gives rise to MDDITNGRHFLKSDRWVEFRGAKTDQKSGVPFPPLEKPYSANAKLIDLLAPDQFTLGKITLIDAINQRKSRRKFSDEFLTLDELAFLLWTTQGVKEIVKDGFATKRTVPSGGARHSFETYLCVERVTGLAPGMYRYLPIEHKLILLRDDPGLYQKANEATNEQNYNGAVIFIWTTIPYRTEWRYSFVASKLIAIDAGHVCQNLYLACEAIGCGTCAIGAYHQEKMDAFLGVDGKDEFTIYCAPVGKVQ
- a CDS encoding helix-turn-helix domain containing protein encodes the protein MDKLHTEQAVRREAIRRHLAGESRRDICADLGQSRRWFDKWRAEFEQDPRIDFADRSRAPHHSPHQIPDAVVCAVVSVRKTFEAAATLETKYGLIGPRVIQARLETLGIPPPSLATIQRILQTHGLTHPIGNGSDSAYYPWPIAWEVNAIHATDIITRHIRGGEKIENLHTIDHYSHAVSLSQHLTKSSPIICEHLVATWSKLGLPQIEQLDNEGAFCGGHTHPHILGRVVRLCLFCGIEPFFTPYYEAERNYQIETFHSLWTGGFWDKQEFRNCKHVQAEAPIFERWYHTIYEPPILDGRTPAEMRRGAHVVRLTLALACLIPEGRLPITAGRLHFMRKVEPAGQIELLNETWDVGKKWMGEYVRTTINTAKQTLTIWHQADTDADWRLLKTRQFRLKESVCTLLPAFRRNRARCREYFPG